In the genome of Balneola sp., one region contains:
- a CDS encoding DUF5117 domain-containing protein — protein sequence MGFKNSVTLLLLIGLITGCTGAKESTTTPNRQSNTSRSAPKDGIKKFSDVIKKTADKDEGLFTIYQQEDKLYYEIPDSLLGRDMLLVSRVADVPAGFFGFFSSGAKTAEQVIRFERQKDQILIRKYSFQNIADEELPVYRSVQANNFAPILAAMNIEALNEDSSGVVIEMTKFFDTDIEAISGLMTFLRRQYQVRRLDGNRSYLESAKSFPQNIEVRHVMTYQAGNPPSDGGAQTLSLRMSQSMVLLPKEPMRKRLYDYRVGWFTINQIDFGLEEQKAASRQYIRRWRLEPKDPEAYARGELVEPVKPIVYYLDPATPEKYRSYIIQGILDWNVAFEEAGFKNAVQAKLPPSPEEDPDWSPEDIRYSTVRWVANTIRNAVGPSVSDPRSGEIIESDIVWYHNHMRSYRNRLMIETGAANPDARKLKLDDDLIGETMRRVISHEIGHAIGLPHNMQSSSAYPVDSLRSGKFTQEWGIATTIMEYARQNYVAQPGDENIRFIRQIGPYDKYSVNWGYRLVPGADTPEEEKPTLDSWIEEKAGDPVYRFASSTGYDPSSQTEDLSNDPVKASTYGLMNLKRVVPNLVEWTSTDGQDYDDLEEIYGELVFQWNRYARHVSTNIGGVYQNRLASDQEGYVYTPVSKEYQKEAMEFLIEHAFSTPTWLLDEDILRRIEHNGAINRVKNLQASILNATMNPGAMARLSEQSAFDSDAYSLYEMLNDIRKGIWSEVYESESIDAFRRALQREYISYLHNMFETDQWGFGSNQVDVKDSDIRPALRYELVQLRTDIRNARPTIRDRASRSHLDDITARINEILDED from the coding sequence ATGGGATTTAAAAACTCGGTAACCCTTCTTCTTTTAATTGGGTTAATCACTGGTTGTACAGGAGCTAAAGAATCAACCACAACTCCTAACCGACAAAGTAATACCTCCAGATCGGCACCTAAAGATGGAATTAAAAAATTCAGCGATGTAATTAAAAAGACTGCTGATAAAGACGAAGGGCTTTTTACGATCTACCAGCAAGAAGATAAACTCTATTATGAAATCCCGGATTCGTTGCTTGGTCGCGATATGCTTCTTGTAAGCCGAGTTGCCGATGTCCCGGCTGGTTTCTTCGGCTTTTTCTCTTCAGGAGCTAAAACAGCCGAGCAGGTTATTCGCTTTGAAAGGCAAAAAGATCAAATCCTGATCCGAAAATACTCCTTCCAAAATATTGCCGACGAAGAACTCCCTGTTTACCGATCGGTTCAGGCCAATAACTTCGCCCCAATTTTAGCTGCTATGAATATAGAAGCACTTAATGAAGATTCTTCAGGGGTAGTTATTGAAATGACCAAATTCTTTGATACTGACATTGAAGCGATAAGTGGTTTAATGACATTTCTACGTCGTCAATATCAGGTTCGTAGACTGGATGGAAATCGGAGTTATTTAGAATCGGCAAAAAGTTTTCCTCAAAATATAGAAGTACGCCATGTGATGACTTACCAGGCTGGCAACCCTCCTTCAGATGGAGGAGCTCAGACACTTTCACTAAGAATGAGTCAATCGATGGTTCTGTTACCAAAAGAACCCATGAGAAAAAGGCTTTATGATTACCGTGTTGGCTGGTTCACCATTAACCAGATTGATTTCGGATTAGAGGAGCAAAAAGCTGCTTCCCGACAATATATTCGTCGTTGGAGATTAGAGCCTAAAGATCCTGAAGCTTATGCGCGTGGAGAATTAGTTGAGCCTGTAAAACCGATTGTTTACTACCTGGATCCTGCTACTCCCGAGAAATATCGTTCTTATATCATCCAGGGTATACTGGATTGGAATGTGGCTTTTGAGGAAGCCGGATTTAAGAATGCTGTTCAGGCAAAGCTCCCTCCTTCTCCAGAAGAAGATCCTGACTGGAGCCCAGAGGATATTCGATACTCTACGGTTCGTTGGGTAGCCAATACCATTCGAAATGCCGTTGGCCCTAGTGTATCTGATCCACGATCTGGTGAGATTATCGAAAGTGATATCGTTTGGTACCATAATCATATGCGTTCGTACCGAAATCGTCTGATGATTGAGACTGGTGCTGCAAATCCTGATGCGCGAAAACTAAAGTTAGATGACGATCTGATTGGTGAAACTATGCGCCGTGTTATTTCTCATGAAATTGGCCATGCCATTGGTCTTCCACATAATATGCAGTCAAGCTCGGCATACCCGGTTGATTCCCTCCGATCAGGCAAGTTTACCCAAGAATGGGGAATTGCAACCACAATTATGGAGTACGCCCGTCAGAATTATGTAGCTCAGCCTGGAGATGAAAATATCAGGTTTATCCGCCAAATCGGTCCTTATGACAAGTATTCTGTTAATTGGGGATATCGTCTGGTTCCCGGGGCTGATACTCCAGAAGAAGAAAAGCCTACCCTGGATTCATGGATTGAAGAAAAAGCCGGAGACCCTGTATATCGGTTCGCCTCTTCCACCGGATATGATCCTTCTTCTCAGACTGAAGATTTATCCAATGATCCGGTTAAAGCCAGTACATATGGCCTAATGAACCTCAAGCGAGTAGTTCCAAATCTTGTAGAATGGACATCTACTGATGGGCAGGATTATGATGATTTGGAAGAAATCTATGGCGAACTGGTATTCCAATGGAACAGATACGCCCGTCACGTTTCAACCAACATTGGTGGGGTCTATCAAAACAGGCTTGCTTCTGACCAGGAGGGCTATGTATACACACCAGTATCCAAAGAATACCAAAAGGAAGCAATGGAGTTTTTGATTGAACATGCTTTTTCGACTCCAACCTGGCTGCTTGATGAAGATATACTTCGTCGAATTGAGCATAACGGAGCCATTAATCGGGTTAAGAACCTACAAGCTAGTATTCTAAATGCTACTATGAACCCTGGTGCAATGGCAAGGTTGAGTGAACAGAGTGCATTTGATAGTGATGCTTACTCGCTTTATGAAATGCTGAATGATATCAGAAAAGGAATCTGGAGTGAAGTGTATGAAAGTGAATCTATTGATGCTTTCCGCCGGGCTCTTCAGCGAGAATACATAAGTTATCTACACAACATGTTTGAAACTGACCAATGGGGTTTTGGCTCAAACCAGGTAGATGTTAAAGATTCTGATATCCGGCCTGCACTTCGATATGAACTGGTCCAATTGCGAACAGATATCAGAAATGCTCGTCCTACAATCAGAGATCGAGCAAGCCGATCTCATCTTGATGATATCACTGCGCGCATTAATGAGATTCTTGACGAAGATTAA